The proteins below come from a single Capricornis sumatraensis isolate serow.1 chromosome 14, serow.2, whole genome shotgun sequence genomic window:
- the CD34 gene encoding hematopoietic progenitor cell antigen CD34, which translates to MLGRRGARAGRGMARGWTALCLLSLLPSMEFTNTTITGNATVSPNPGISLPVPTTTSYWKSMNSSTFRSTSLYNVSQDSNGTTAVTSVPASTVNFTSASETLPASGAVNSSVQPQTSLATTASSTLISFATSEATLQPSTFPGNISDSLYNSTSPVTSSINTSPSFSPTQNILKTEIKCSGVKEVKLAHSICLKLNETSSCEEFKKNNEEKLTRVLCQEEQAEVCSLLLAQSEVKPQCLLLVLTNRTESSSKIRLLRRYQSDLREMGIQDIFEEDVSSHQSYSRKTLIALVTSGILLAILITTCYFLMNRRSWSPAGERLGEDPYYVENGGGQGYSSGPEASLEAQGKAIVNRGAQENGTGQATSRNGHSARQRVVADTEL; encoded by the exons CTTCTATGGAATTCACAAATACAACCATAACTGGTAATGCCACAGTGTCACCCAACCCAGGAATATCTTTACCTGTCCCTACAACTACGTCCTACTGGAAAAGCATGAACTCAAGTACTTTTAGAAGCACCAGCCTCTACAATGTCTCTCAGGACAGCAATGGGACCACAGCAGTCACCTCAG TTCCAGCGTCTACAGTCAATTTCACGTCTGCCTCTGAGACCCTCCCAGCCTCTGGAGCCGTGAACTCGTCTGTCCAACCACAGACCTCTTTAGCCACCACGGCGTCTTCTACCCTCATCAGCTTTGCGACTTCAGAGGCGACTCTGCAGCCCAGCACGTTTCCTGGAAATATTTCGGATTCCCTATACAATAGTACCAGCCCTGTGACTTCTTCCATTAATACCTCTCCATCATTTTCTCCTACCCAAAATATCCTCAAG actgaaataaaatgttCCGGAGTCAAAGAAGTGAAATTGGCCCACAGCATCTGCCTGAAGCTAAATGAGACCTCCAGCTGT GAGGAGTTTAAGAAGAACAATGAAGAGAAGTTGACCCGAGTCCTGTGTCAGGAGGAACAGGCCGAGGTGTGCTCCTTGCTCCTGGCCCAGTCTGAGGTGAAGCCTCAGTGCCTGCTGCTGGTCCTGACCAACAGGACAG aaagttccagcaAGATCAGACTTCTGAGAAGGTACCAGTCTGACCTGAGAGAG ATGGGCATCCAGGACATCTTTGAAGAAGATGTCAGCAGCCACCAGAGCTATTCCCGGAAGACCTTGATTGCACTGGTCACCTCGGGGATCCTGCTGGCCATCCTGATCACCACCTGCTATTTCCTGATGAACCGCCGCAGCTGGAGCCCAGCAGGAGAAAGGCTG GGCGAAGACCCTTATTACGTGGAGAACGGTGGAGGCCAGGGCTATAGCTCAGGCCCTGAGGCCTCCCTCGAGGCTCAGGGAAAGGCCATTGTGAATCGAGGGGCTCAGGAGAATGGCACCGGCCAGGCCACCTCCAGAAACGGCCATTCAGCGAGACAACGTGTGGTAGCTGATACCGAACTGTGA